GTCGACTCCAAACTGCTCCGGCAGATCGATAAGACAAACTACGATGTTTTATACAATGAAAACCTAACCATCTACGACCATACCAACGAAGAGTTATATACGAGTAACGAAAACCTCTACTACACCGTTTCACCCGAACTGCTGGACCGGATACGGCTCGAAAAAGAGGTACAATTTTCCGAAGGAAACGCCAAGATCATCGGGATTCTGTACACCGACCGCTTCAACCGGGTGGTATGCATCGCGGGGGCGGAAGATAAATACGGCAACGACGAGCTCAACAGCCTGTTGCGGATTCTGACGGGCATGTACTTTGGGGTCATCGGGCTGGTCATTGCGGCCGGTTGGTACTTTGCCGGTCAGGCTATGAAACCCGTTTCGCACGCTATTGAACAGGTTAATCAAATTTATCCCAAACTCATCGACCGGCGCCTGACCGTACAAAACCCCCGCGATGAAGTAGGGCGATTGACGAGCACTTTCAATAAATTGCTCGACCGTATCGGAGAAGTGTTTCGATTGCAGAATCTATTTATTTCCAACGTTTCGCACGAACTCAAAAATCCCCTCATGCGTGTAGGAGCGCAGTTGGATGTAGCCCTGCTCAAAGACCGTACCGAGGCCGAATACCGCCAAACGCTGCTGTCGGTTCGGGAAGATATCCGTGATCTGGGGCAACTTTCCGAAACCCTGCTCGAACTCGCCAAAGTAAACGACCAAACCCGAAGCCTGATCTACAACGACGTACGCATTGATGAAATCGTATGGGAAGCCCGTGATCTATTGCTCAAAGCAGAGCCATCGTATGAGGTTCAGGTTCACTTTTTGAGCACCATCGAAGACGACAATCAACTTATTGTCAAGGCAAATCCGCACCTGATGAAAACCGCCATCGTCAATCTGATGGAAAACGGCTGTAAATTTTCACCCAATCTACAGGTGGTGGTGGATGTATTTCCGCTGAAAAATAACGTCGAAATTCGGTTTACCAATACCGGTATCGTCATTGCGCCCAAAGATATCCCGTATATTTTTCAGCCGTTTTTTCGCAG
Above is a window of Runella slithyformis DSM 19594 DNA encoding:
- a CDS encoding sensor histidine kinase, whose translation is MQIRTKLTGQFALLVSAIMLMAFVTIYFIRMAYVEREFYKRLRHKAITTCELLVKVEGVDSKLLRQIDKTNYDVLYNENLTIYDHTNEELYTSNENLYYTVSPELLDRIRLEKEVQFSEGNAKIIGILYTDRFNRVVCIAGAEDKYGNDELNSLLRILTGMYFGVIGLVIAAGWYFAGQAMKPVSHAIEQVNQIYPKLIDRRLTVQNPRDEVGRLTSTFNKLLDRIGEVFRLQNLFISNVSHELKNPLMRVGAQLDVALLKDRTEAEYRQTLLSVREDIRDLGQLSETLLELAKVNDQTRSLIYNDVRIDEIVWEARDLLLKAEPSYEVQVHFLSTIEDDNQLIVKANPHLMKTAIVNLMENGCKFSPNLQVVVDVFPLKNNVEIRFTNTGIVIAPKDIPYIFQPFFRSDNTANIKGYGVGLSLVERIAKLHDGSIKVTSSIDAQTTFFSLILPYRH